A region from the Salvelinus fontinalis isolate EN_2023a chromosome 23, ASM2944872v1, whole genome shotgun sequence genome encodes:
- the LOC129821436 gene encoding P2R1A-PPP2R2A-interacting phosphatase regulator 1-like isoform X2 produces MSKQEKMELDLVIPSTLVQSDGHLRRSNSAPMINGLSDNSQVFHREILRSRRNSTTVVNRPNMVPSSPIRVPSTRLHQIKREEGVDVMNRETAHEREVQAAMQMSQSWEESLSLSDNDFEKSASSSPKRIDFVPVSPAPSPTRGIGKKQCFSPSLQILVSSNGLSPSPIPSPTRRFSRRSQSPINCIRPSILGPIKRKEQRKLALTRIETVGGTGAQMSKRTSTCQPRSSVSGLFTCGIGQFKLVHRVSSDTLVRLASRLSGHCQEAVRFGSVLEDVRLSTFTSLESVWGLQRWDKTNYQLNTTKLGRKKTEYENPALLQFFTQTGVPGTYYTLFKGTYLLSCPFTL; encoded by the exons ATGAGCAAACAAGAGAAGATGGAATTGGATCTCGTAATCCCATCAACACTAGTTCAGAGCGACGGACACCTGAGACGATCCAACAGCGCCCCAATGATTAATGGCTTAAG TGataattcccaggttttccacaGAGAGATTCTACGCAGCAGGAGAAACAGCACCACTGTTGTCAACCGCCCTAATATG GTCCCTTCATCGCCCATTCGCGTCCCCAGCACAAGGCTTCATCAGATCAAACGG GAGGAGGGTGTGGATGTGATGAACAGAGAGACAGCCCATGAACG GGAGGTTCAAGCAGCCATGCAGATGAGTCAGTCCTGGGAGGAGAGTCTGAGTCTG AGTGACAATGACTTTGAGAAATCGGCATCGTCGTCCCCAAAGCGCATCGACTTTGTGCCTGTGTCCCCAGCACCATCCCCTACAAGAGGGATAGGGAAGAAG CAGTGCTTCTCCCCTTCATTGCAAATTCTGGTGAGCAGCAATGGCCTATCCCCCAGCCCTATACCTAGCCCAACGCGGCGCTTCAG cCGGCGGAGCCAAAGCCCCATTAACTGCATCAGGCCCAGCATCCTGGGGCCCATCAAACGTAAAG aacagcgcaaactggctctaaccagaatagaaacagTGGGAGGCACCGGTGCACaaatgagcaagaggacaagtacatgcCAACCTAGGAGCTCCGTATCCGGCTTGTTCACATGCGGGATCGGCCAATTTAAATTGGTGCACCGCgtgtcctccgacacattggtgcggctggcttccaggttaagcgggcattgtcaagaagcagtgcgattTGGCTCGGTTTTGGAGGATGTACGACTCTCGACCTTCACGTCTCTTGAGTCCGTATGggggttgcagcgatgggacaagactaactaccaattgaataccacaaaattggggaggaaaAAAACTGAGTATGAAAACCCAGCACTGTTGCAGTTCTTCACccaaactggtgtgcctggcacctactataccctgtttaaaggcacttaccttttgtcttgccctttcaccctctga
- the LOC129821438 gene encoding ER membrane protein complex subunit 5-like: MVSSFWRDVVGGGLFSLAHAAFSAAQHRSYMRLTEKENETLPIDIVLQTLLAFVLTIYGIVHISGEFKDMDASSELKNKTFDTLRNHPSFYMFNHRGRVLFCSPNREVSNIPNAQALPNPLRLSKLKHLH, translated from the exons ATGGTTTCGTCTTTTTGGAGAGATGTCGTAGGGGGTGGTCTATTTTCCCTGGCTCATGCGGCTTTCTCAGCGGCACAAC ATCGATCCTACATGCGTCTGACAGAAAAAGAAAATGAAACCCTACCAATAGAT ATTGTTTTACAGACATTGTTAGCTTTTGTTCTGACCATTTATGGTATAGTCCACATCTCTGGAGAGTTTAAAGATATGGATGCATCCTCAGAGCTGAAAAACAA GACGTTTGACACATTGAGGAACCACCCGTCTTTCTACATGTTCAATCATCGCGGTAGGGTGCTCTTCTGCTCTCCCAACCGAGAGGTCTCCAACATCCCAAACGCACAGGCCCTGCCCAACCCCCTGCGGCTAAGCAAGCTGAAGCATTTGCACTGA
- the LOC129821436 gene encoding P2R1A-PPP2R2A-interacting phosphatase regulator 1-like isoform X1: protein MSKQEKMELDLVIPSTLVQSDGHLRRSNSAPMINGLSDNSQVFHREILRSRRNSTTVVNRPNMVPSSPIRVPSTRLHQIKREEGVDVMNRETAHEREVQAAMQMSQSWEESLSLVRNDDAPMSDNDFEKSASSSPKRIDFVPVSPAPSPTRGIGKKQCFSPSLQILVSSNGLSPSPIPSPTRRFSRRSQSPINCIRPSILGPIKRKEQRKLALTRIETVGGTGAQMSKRTSTCQPRSSVSGLFTCGIGQFKLVHRVSSDTLVRLASRLSGHCQEAVRFGSVLEDVRLSTFTSLESVWGLQRWDKTNYQLNTTKLGRKKTEYENPALLQFFTQTGVPGTYYTLFKGTYLLSCPFTL from the exons ATGAGCAAACAAGAGAAGATGGAATTGGATCTCGTAATCCCATCAACACTAGTTCAGAGCGACGGACACCTGAGACGATCCAACAGCGCCCCAATGATTAATGGCTTAAG TGataattcccaggttttccacaGAGAGATTCTACGCAGCAGGAGAAACAGCACCACTGTTGTCAACCGCCCTAATATG GTCCCTTCATCGCCCATTCGCGTCCCCAGCACAAGGCTTCATCAGATCAAACGG GAGGAGGGTGTGGATGTGATGAACAGAGAGACAGCCCATGAACG GGAGGTTCAAGCAGCCATGCAGATGAGTCAGTCCTGGGAGGAGAGTCTGAGTCTGGTGAGAAATGATGATGCTCCCATG AGTGACAATGACTTTGAGAAATCGGCATCGTCGTCCCCAAAGCGCATCGACTTTGTGCCTGTGTCCCCAGCACCATCCCCTACAAGAGGGATAGGGAAGAAG CAGTGCTTCTCCCCTTCATTGCAAATTCTGGTGAGCAGCAATGGCCTATCCCCCAGCCCTATACCTAGCCCAACGCGGCGCTTCAG cCGGCGGAGCCAAAGCCCCATTAACTGCATCAGGCCCAGCATCCTGGGGCCCATCAAACGTAAAG aacagcgcaaactggctctaaccagaatagaaacagTGGGAGGCACCGGTGCACaaatgagcaagaggacaagtacatgcCAACCTAGGAGCTCCGTATCCGGCTTGTTCACATGCGGGATCGGCCAATTTAAATTGGTGCACCGCgtgtcctccgacacattggtgcggctggcttccaggttaagcgggcattgtcaagaagcagtgcgattTGGCTCGGTTTTGGAGGATGTACGACTCTCGACCTTCACGTCTCTTGAGTCCGTATGggggttgcagcgatgggacaagactaactaccaattgaataccacaaaattggggaggaaaAAAACTGAGTATGAAAACCCAGCACTGTTGCAGTTCTTCACccaaactggtgtgcctggcacctactataccctgtttaaaggcacttaccttttgtcttgccctttcaccctctga
- the LOC129821436 gene encoding P2R1A-PPP2R2A-interacting phosphatase regulator 1-like isoform X3: protein MSKQEKMELDLVIPSTLVQSDGHLRRSNSAPMINGLREILRSRRNSTTVVNRPNMVPSSPIRVPSTRLHQIKREEGVDVMNRETAHEREVQAAMQMSQSWEESLSLVRNDDAPMSDNDFEKSASSSPKRIDFVPVSPAPSPTRGIGKKQCFSPSLQILVSSNGLSPSPIPSPTRRFSRRSQSPINCIRPSILGPIKRKEQRKLALTRIETVGGTGAQMSKRTSTCQPRSSVSGLFTCGIGQFKLVHRVSSDTLVRLASRLSGHCQEAVRFGSVLEDVRLSTFTSLESVWGLQRWDKTNYQLNTTKLGRKKTEYENPALLQFFTQTGVPGTYYTLFKGTYLLSCPFTL from the exons ATGAGCAAACAAGAGAAGATGGAATTGGATCTCGTAATCCCATCAACACTAGTTCAGAGCGACGGACACCTGAGACGATCCAACAGCGCCCCAATGATTAATGGCTTAAG AGAGATTCTACGCAGCAGGAGAAACAGCACCACTGTTGTCAACCGCCCTAATATG GTCCCTTCATCGCCCATTCGCGTCCCCAGCACAAGGCTTCATCAGATCAAACGG GAGGAGGGTGTGGATGTGATGAACAGAGAGACAGCCCATGAACG GGAGGTTCAAGCAGCCATGCAGATGAGTCAGTCCTGGGAGGAGAGTCTGAGTCTGGTGAGAAATGATGATGCTCCCATG AGTGACAATGACTTTGAGAAATCGGCATCGTCGTCCCCAAAGCGCATCGACTTTGTGCCTGTGTCCCCAGCACCATCCCCTACAAGAGGGATAGGGAAGAAG CAGTGCTTCTCCCCTTCATTGCAAATTCTGGTGAGCAGCAATGGCCTATCCCCCAGCCCTATACCTAGCCCAACGCGGCGCTTCAG cCGGCGGAGCCAAAGCCCCATTAACTGCATCAGGCCCAGCATCCTGGGGCCCATCAAACGTAAAG aacagcgcaaactggctctaaccagaatagaaacagTGGGAGGCACCGGTGCACaaatgagcaagaggacaagtacatgcCAACCTAGGAGCTCCGTATCCGGCTTGTTCACATGCGGGATCGGCCAATTTAAATTGGTGCACCGCgtgtcctccgacacattggtgcggctggcttccaggttaagcgggcattgtcaagaagcagtgcgattTGGCTCGGTTTTGGAGGATGTACGACTCTCGACCTTCACGTCTCTTGAGTCCGTATGggggttgcagcgatgggacaagactaactaccaattgaataccacaaaattggggaggaaaAAAACTGAGTATGAAAACCCAGCACTGTTGCAGTTCTTCACccaaactggtgtgcctggcacctactataccctgtttaaaggcacttaccttttgtcttgccctttcaccctctga